One genomic segment of Candidatus Saccharimonas sp. includes these proteins:
- the rpsH gene encoding 30S ribosomal protein S8, whose amino-acid sequence MSLQSTDPIADLLTRIRNAALVGKNEIRVPSSKLKEVVAKELAKANYIESVKVESAKPRDILVVKIAKDGEAARFNELTRMSKPGRRMYVGVEEIPRIKSGRGMVLLSTSKGVMSGFEAKKQRLGGELLLKVW is encoded by the coding sequence ATGTCATTACAATCAACTGACCCCATCGCCGACCTTCTAACTCGCATTCGAAATGCGGCATTGGTTGGCAAGAATGAAATTCGTGTTCCTTCAAGCAAATTGAAAGAAGTTGTAGCGAAAGAGCTTGCAAAAGCTAATTATATTGAATCTGTTAAAGTCGAATCAGCAAAACCACGTGATATTTTGGTAGTAAAAATTGCCAAAGATGGTGAAGCTGCGCGCTTTAACGAACTTACTCGAATGAGTAAACCAGGTCGCCGAATGTATGTTGGCGTAGAAGAAATTCCACGCATTAAAAGTGGTCGTGGAATGGTACTACTTTCAACATCAAAAGGTGTTATGAGTGGTTTTGAAGCCAAGAAACAACGACTCGGCGGTGAACTATTACTAAAAGTTTGGTAA
- a CDS encoding uL22 family ribosomal protein encodes MANVTTRAYIKGIGQTPRKSFSPASLVRGRTAADALVILDHTPRRSV; translated from the coding sequence ATGGCTAATGTAACAACTCGTGCCTACATTAAAGGTATTGGTCAGACTCCACGAAAAAGTTTCTCACCGGCAAGTCTTGTTCGTGGTCGAACTGCTGCTGATGCATTAGTAATTCTTGATCACACTCCACGTCGAAGTGTTTAG
- the rplD gene encoding 50S ribosomal protein L4: MAEKTTLPKSVFAVEVRNHELLKLAYDAYLANNRLASATTKQRGEVRGGGKKPWRQKGTGRARFGSIRNPIWRGGGIVFGPRGNENYTKKISKTSKRVALRQALTVQADKVLVAEIKTTGKTAEVAKFLKENKLNRRVLIVAEKTDELIRATNNISEALLVSPMYLNVFDILNADHIVIAPKAIEAIESWLGGEK; encoded by the coding sequence ATGGCTGAAAAAACAACTCTTCCAAAAAGCGTTTTTGCAGTTGAAGTTCGAAATCATGAACTATTAAAGCTTGCCTATGACGCTTATCTTGCTAACAACCGCTTGGCAAGTGCTACAACAAAACAACGCGGTGAAGTTCGTGGTGGTGGTAAAAAGCCATGGCGACAAAAAGGAACTGGTCGCGCACGATTTGGATCAATTCGAAACCCAATCTGGCGAGGTGGTGGTATTGTTTTTGGACCACGCGGTAACGAAAACTACACTAAAAAGATTTCGAAAACTTCAAAACGAGTTGCTCTTCGACAAGCTTTGACAGTTCAAGCTGATAAAGTTCTTGTTGCAGAAATCAAAACAACTGGTAAAACTGCTGAAGTTGCAAAATTCTTGAAAGAGAATAAATTGAATCGACGAGTTCTTATTGTTGCTGAAAAAACAGATGAACTTATCCGTGCAACCAATAATATCAGTGAAGCTCTACTTGTTTCGCCAATGTATCTAAATGTGTTCGACATTTTGAACGCTGATCACATTGTTATTGCGCCAAAAGCAATTGAAGCAATTGAAAGCTGGCTAGGAGGAGAAAAATAA
- the rplX gene encoding 50S ribosomal protein L24, translated as MALNGIVKGDNVVIISGKDKGVTGEVVKVLPKKNAVLVEGVGKKHRHIKPNQFNPRGGVKDIHVPTPVHKVKKVEAKSAKSSKKGDK; from the coding sequence GTGGCGTTAAATGGAATCGTTAAGGGTGATAATGTTGTAATTATCAGCGGAAAAGATAAAGGTGTTACTGGTGAAGTTGTAAAAGTTTTGCCAAAGAAAAATGCTGTTTTGGTTGAAGGTGTTGGTAAAAAACATCGCCACATCAAACCAAATCAATTCAATCCGCGCGGTGGAGTAAAGGACATTCATGTTCCAACTCCAGTTCATAAAGTTAAAAAAGTAGAAGCTAAAAGCGCTAAATCAAGCAAAAAAGGAGATAAATAA
- the rplC gene encoding 50S ribosomal protein L3: MKTLLGTKIGMTQIIGEDGVVTPITLVQAGPVTVTQVKTVETDGYNAVQVAFGEGKNLSKAVAGHVKPAEVTPKHLREFRVDEIPADIKVGAKINVEAFELGDIVDVTGTSKGKGFAGTVKRHNFNTSKSSHGGNGNVRRVGSIGSMYPQKVFKGKRMPGRMGHDKVTVKNLTVAYIDAENNLIGLKGAVPGPKKGLISIGGKA, translated from the coding sequence ATGAAAACACTTCTCGGTACCAAAATTGGTATGACCCAAATCATCGGTGAAGACGGCGTTGTTACACCAATCACGCTCGTTCAAGCCGGCCCTGTAACTGTGACTCAGGTTAAAACCGTTGAAACAGACGGCTACAACGCAGTTCAAGTGGCATTTGGTGAGGGTAAGAACCTGAGCAAGGCCGTGGCTGGACATGTAAAACCAGCAGAGGTAACTCCGAAGCATCTTCGTGAGTTCCGCGTTGACGAAATTCCTGCGGATATAAAAGTTGGCGCTAAAATTAATGTCGAAGCTTTCGAGCTTGGCGACATTGTTGATGTAACTGGAACAAGCAAAGGTAAAGGTTTTGCTGGAACAGTTAAGCGACATAACTTTAACACAAGCAAGAGTTCGCACGGTGGAAACGGAAACGTGCGTCGTGTTGGGTCAATCGGCTCAATGTATCCACAAAAAGTCTTCAAAGGTAAAAGAATGCCTGGACGAATGGGTCACGACAAAGTTACTGTTAAAAATCTAACAGTTGCTTACATCGATGCAGAAAATAACTTAATTGGGCTAAAAGGTGCTGTACCAGGACCAAAGAAGGGTCTTATCAGCATTGGAGGTAAAGCATAA
- a CDS encoding HAMP domain-containing histidine kinase yields MSNKERRLFKFGGDIFKSTHFSLSMLYFLILLTIVGIFNIVIFYSINTNTMEISTPLIETSFSKDKNSYGTDELREKIITARNKRASEQITESILILDFLILLAGGIGSFWLARRALEPLEKAHKLQSEFVSNASHEIRTPLAAIQLETEIILKDKTASKDELREVLESNLEEAKSLTAMVKMLLSLSKINEEIPLSAVNLNETIKARISKFPDAEKKIKFEDGKEFIVQNNETAIDEIAMILIDNALKYNVSKEPIEVKIFRQNRQAVLSVSNFSNEIPQDELNKFFDRFYRCDKVRSCNNHTEGYGLGLAIAKKLAEETHSVILAKNERIPKTKKFKTTFSVLMRFSR; encoded by the coding sequence ATGAGTAATAAAGAACGGAGATTATTTAAATTCGGTGGCGATATTTTTAAAAGTACTCATTTTAGCCTTTCGATGCTATATTTTTTGATTTTGCTAACGATTGTTGGAATTTTTAATATTGTAATTTTTTATTCGATCAATACAAATACTATGGAAATTTCCACACCACTCATTGAAACAAGTTTTTCGAAAGACAAAAATAGCTATGGAACAGATGAGCTTCGTGAAAAAATCATTACAGCAAGGAACAAACGAGCTAGCGAACAGATTACTGAATCAATTCTAATCTTAGATTTTTTAATTTTATTGGCTGGCGGTATTGGTAGTTTTTGGCTGGCGCGCCGTGCTTTAGAACCTCTTGAAAAAGCTCACAAATTACAGTCTGAATTTGTTTCAAATGCGAGCCACGAAATTCGAACGCCACTTGCAGCAATCCAGCTTGAAACTGAAATAATTCTAAAAGATAAAACAGCTTCAAAAGATGAACTTCGTGAAGTTCTGGAGAGCAATTTAGAAGAAGCAAAAAGCTTAACTGCGATGGTGAAAATGCTGCTCAGTCTTTCGAAAATTAATGAAGAAATTCCACTTTCAGCTGTGAATTTGAACGAAACTATTAAGGCTAGAATTTCAAAATTTCCAGATGCGGAAAAGAAAATTAAGTTCGAAGATGGCAAGGAATTTATTGTTCAAAATAACGAAACGGCAATTGATGAAATTGCTATGATTCTGATTGATAATGCGCTGAAATATAATGTTTCGAAAGAGCCGATTGAAGTGAAGATTTTTAGGCAAAATCGACAAGCTGTTTTATCTGTCTCAAATTTTTCGAATGAAATTCCGCAAGATGAATTAAATAAGTTTTTTGATCGATTTTATAGATGTGATAAAGTTAGAAGTTGTAATAATCACACGGAAGGCTATGGTTTAGGGCTTGCAATTGCAAAAAAGCTGGCGGAAGAAACGCACAGTGTAATTTTAGCCAAAAATGAGAGAATTCCGAAAACTAAAAAATTCAAAACTACATTTTCGGTTTTAATGCGATTTTCAAGATAG
- a CDS encoding glycoside hydrolase family 57 protein translates to MTKKSIVLYLHVHQPWRIRDDQTLFDVGTNKNYFSEEKGLKRQSNGEIFRKVAEKSYLPMNNLLEKLLKTHPEFKFSFSITGTFIDQAQEFAPEVLESFKRLVQTGRAEIIAETYYHSLAFFFDREEFEAQVSAHQAKIREVFNVETTAFRNTELSYNDELAKWADIFGFKAILAEGWDPILQWRTPNHVYKPKGTKNIHLLLKNYKLSDDLAFRFSNRNWQEYPLTTQKYISWLESSSYHGDVINLFMDYETFGEHQWAESGIFDFFESLVSYWLKKPEHGFKTVTEAAQSEPAAEISMPNTVTWADTERDLTAWLGNSMQQEAMKYLYALKSRVYNSQNGNLVEDWRRLTTSDHPYYMCTKYFNDGDVHAYFSPYKSPYDAFLYFMDTLRDMDFRLKDIPPLKQKNIRKTQKILQKSLFKTPKNTKRKKIFARMLHRNLMFTKRKRG, encoded by the coding sequence ATGACTAAGAAGTCGATTGTTCTCTACCTTCATGTTCATCAGCCCTGGCGCATTCGTGACGATCAAACGCTTTTCGATGTTGGTACAAATAAAAATTATTTTAGCGAAGAAAAAGGCCTAAAACGGCAAAGTAATGGTGAGATTTTTCGAAAAGTTGCTGAAAAATCTTACCTCCCAATGAATAATCTGCTTGAAAAACTATTAAAAACTCACCCAGAATTTAAATTTTCTTTTTCGATTACGGGAACTTTTATTGATCAAGCGCAAGAATTTGCGCCAGAAGTTCTCGAGAGCTTTAAGCGTCTTGTTCAAACTGGGCGAGCAGAGATTATTGCCGAGACATATTATCATAGCCTCGCCTTCTTTTTTGATCGTGAAGAATTTGAAGCTCAAGTTAGTGCGCATCAGGCAAAAATTCGTGAAGTTTTTAATGTCGAAACTACTGCTTTTCGAAACACTGAGCTTTCATATAATGATGAACTTGCTAAATGGGCAGACATTTTTGGCTTTAAAGCAATTTTAGCTGAGGGATGGGACCCAATTCTGCAATGGCGTACGCCAAATCATGTTTATAAGCCAAAAGGTACAAAAAATATTCACCTACTTCTTAAAAACTACAAGCTTTCTGACGATCTTGCTTTTCGTTTTTCGAATCGAAATTGGCAAGAATATCCGCTTACAACTCAAAAATATATCAGTTGGTTAGAATCCTCAAGCTATCATGGTGATGTGATAAATCTTTTTATGGATTATGAAACATTTGGCGAGCATCAGTGGGCGGAATCTGGAATATTTGATTTTTTCGAAAGCTTAGTTTCGTATTGGTTAAAGAAACCAGAGCACGGATTTAAAACTGTCACCGAGGCCGCTCAAAGTGAACCTGCTGCAGAAATTTCTATGCCGAATACAGTAACTTGGGCAGATACTGAGCGTGACTTGACCGCTTGGCTCGGTAATTCAATGCAACAAGAAGCAATGAAATACCTCTATGCTTTAAAGTCGCGGGTTTACAATTCACAAAATGGAAATTTAGTTGAAGATTGGCGGCGATTAACTACAAGTGACCACCCCTATTATATGTGCACGAAATATTTTAATGATGGCGATGTTCATGCGTATTTTTCACCATATAAATCTCCCTATGATGCTTTTTTGTACTTTATGGATACATTGCGAGATATGGATTTTCGGCTAAAAGATATTCCGCCACTTAAGCAGAAAAATATTCGAAAAACGCAAAAAATTCTTCAAAAATCACTTTTTAAAACTCCAAAAAATACAAAACGCAAGAAAATTTTTGCGCGAATGCTTCATAGAAACTTAATGTTTACAAAACGAAAGCGAGGTTAA
- the rplW gene encoding 50S ribosomal protein L23: protein MAIKPITPRATEKAYALSTAKNVYVFNVPLTLNKNQIKEAIEKEFEVTVTGVRTVVQAGKTKRINKSRNPKRYVAGSTTQKDIKKAYVTVKEGDKIAIFEGAEAETAEEKK, encoded by the coding sequence ATGGCAATTAAACCTATTACTCCACGTGCAACTGAGAAAGCTTATGCTCTTTCTACAGCAAAAAATGTTTACGTATTTAATGTACCGCTAACTTTGAATAAGAACCAAATCAAAGAAGCGATTGAAAAAGAGTTTGAAGTAACTGTAACTGGCGTTCGAACTGTTGTTCAGGCTGGTAAAACTAAACGAATCAACAAATCTCGAAATCCAAAACGATATGTTGCAGGTTCAACAACTCAAAAAGATATTAAGAAAGCTTATGTAACCGTAAAAGAAGGCGATAAGATTGCAATCTTCGAAGGTGCTGAAGCTGAAACTGCTGAGGAGAAGAAGTAA
- a CDS encoding ABC transporter ATP-binding protein/permease, which translates to MAKNQKNKLSLKTIWRLLLYFTPFKFLIVFFAIMVILSSVSAIVGPQIVGEMINLITKNFEIQSGAVRFNPDFSKITELGFILIAIYVGSGVFGYAQNWIMGQMVQEIVFKLRDEASKKIARLPLSYFDKHKTGDTVSIITNDIETLSNSLSESLNQLSYSIITIVGVTVMMISISWQMSLIALATGIISVGIIMIISKFSQVYFMDLQKFTSSLTAHTEEMLSSHEVIKVYNGEKSSVENFEKINNKMYISSWKSQFFGGLLYPIMGFINNLSTLTVVVVGGVRALSGQMTIGEITAFMQYMSRFTQPISNIANSMTSVQTTVAACERIFCFLGAEEETFIEISKTLPKEIKGSVEFSKVNFSYSKNKPIITNFSTKIAPRSNVAIVGPTGAGKTTLVNLLMRFYDIDSGKITIDGIDTSKMSRHDVRSLFGMVLQDTWLFNGTIAENLAYGKPDATREEIIEAAKAAHADHFIRTLPKGYDTVISEDIDNVSAGEKQLLTIARAILADSPMLILDEATSSVDTRTEAAIQSAMDNLTHGRTSFVIAHRLSTIRNSDLILVLEHGNIVEQGSHKELLSKNGAYAKLYNSQFAE; encoded by the coding sequence ATGGCGAAAAATCAAAAAAACAAACTTTCGCTAAAAACAATTTGGCGACTCTTGCTATATTTTACACCGTTTAAATTCCTGATTGTATTTTTTGCGATTATGGTGATTTTGAGCTCGGTTTCAGCGATTGTTGGGCCACAAATTGTGGGTGAGATGATTAATTTAATTACTAAAAATTTTGAAATTCAATCTGGCGCAGTTCGATTTAATCCTGATTTTTCGAAAATTACCGAACTTGGCTTTATTTTGATTGCTATCTATGTTGGATCAGGAGTTTTTGGTTATGCGCAAAACTGGATTATGGGTCAAATGGTTCAAGAAATTGTTTTTAAATTACGTGACGAAGCTTCAAAAAAAATCGCGCGACTACCTCTTTCATATTTTGATAAGCACAAAACTGGTGATACGGTTTCAATTATTACGAACGACATCGAGACACTCAGCAACAGTTTGAGCGAGAGCTTAAATCAGCTTTCTTATTCAATAATTACAATTGTTGGTGTGACTGTTATGATGATTTCGATTAGCTGGCAAATGAGCCTAATTGCTCTTGCAACTGGAATAATTTCGGTTGGAATTATTATGATTATTTCGAAGTTTAGCCAAGTTTATTTTATGGATTTGCAAAAATTCACATCGAGTTTAACTGCTCATACTGAGGAAATGCTTTCTTCGCACGAAGTTATTAAGGTTTATAATGGCGAAAAATCATCGGTTGAAAATTTCGAAAAAATCAATAATAAAATGTATATTTCATCTTGGAAGTCTCAGTTTTTTGGTGGACTTCTCTACCCAATTATGGGTTTCATTAATAATCTTTCAACTTTAACTGTTGTGGTTGTTGGCGGAGTTCGTGCATTAAGTGGCCAGATGACAATTGGTGAGATTACTGCTTTTATGCAATATATGAGCCGATTCACACAACCAATTTCGAATATCGCGAATTCAATGACAAGTGTTCAAACAACGGTTGCAGCCTGCGAGCGAATTTTTTGCTTTCTTGGTGCTGAAGAAGAGACTTTTATTGAGATTTCAAAAACTTTACCGAAAGAAATTAAAGGATCTGTAGAATTTTCGAAAGTTAATTTCTCATATTCAAAAAATAAGCCCATTATTACGAATTTCAGCACAAAAATTGCACCACGTTCAAATGTGGCGATTGTTGGCCCAACTGGAGCTGGAAAAACTACACTTGTGAATCTATTGATGCGATTCTATGATATTGATAGTGGAAAAATCACAATTGACGGAATTGATACTTCAAAAATGTCGCGGCATGATGTTCGCTCACTTTTTGGAATGGTTCTTCAGGATACGTGGCTTTTTAATGGCACGATTGCTGAAAACTTGGCTTATGGAAAACCTGATGCCACTCGTGAAGAAATTATCGAGGCCGCAAAAGCCGCTCATGCCGACCACTTTATTCGAACCTTACCAAAAGGTTATGATACGGTAATTTCTGAAGATATCGATAATGTCTCGGCTGGTGAAAAACAGCTTCTAACAATTGCGCGGGCTATTTTGGCAGATTCACCAATGTTGATTCTTGATGAGGCAACCAGCTCTGTTGATACACGAACGGAGGCTGCTATTCAATCAGCAATGGATAATTTAACTCACGGCCGTACAAGCTTTGTGATTGCACACCGCCTTTCAACGATTCGAAATTCCGATTTAATTCTAGTGCTGGAACACGGAAACATTGTTGAGCAAGGTTCTCACAAAGAATTACTTTCGAAAAATGGCGCTTATGCGAAACTTTACAATTCGCAATTTGCTGAATAA
- a CDS encoding ribosomal protein S19 family protein yields MSRSLKKGPFIDFKLAKKVAALGADDRTVIKTWARSSTITPEMVGRTIAVHNDVYIFRIYFREYGWTQTYEFAPTRINRKHGGKDKK; encoded by the coding sequence ATGAGTCGTTCATTGAAAAAAGGTCCGTTTATCGACTTCAAGCTTGCTAAAAAGGTAGCGGCTCTTGGAGCAGATGACCGAACAGTGATTAAAACCTGGGCTCGCTCAAGTACAATTACACCAGAAATGGTTGGTCGAACTATCGCTGTTCACAACGACGTTTACATATTCCGTATATATTTCAGAGAATATGGTTGGACACAAACTTATGAATTTGCGCCAACACGTATAAATCGAAAACACGGCGGAAAGGATAAGAAATAA
- the rpsN gene encoding 30S ribosomal protein S14, whose translation MAKKSMIAKDLKRKKMIEKYAAKRAELKAAGDQEGLQKLPRNSSPTRLKNRDNFDGRPRGYMRRFGMSRITFRVKASKGEIPGVTKSSW comes from the coding sequence ATGGCTAAGAAATCAATGATTGCAAAAGACTTAAAACGCAAAAAAATGATTGAAAAATATGCTGCAAAACGCGCCGAATTGAAAGCCGCTGGCGACCAAGAAGGTCTTCAAAAGCTTCCACGCAATTCAAGTCCTACACGCCTTAAGAACCGCGACAACTTTGATGGTCGACCACGCGGTTATATGCGACGATTTGGTATGAGCCGAATCACTTTCCGCGTTAAAGCCTCAAAGGGTGAAATCCCGGGCGTAACAAAAAGTAGTTGGTAG
- a CDS encoding response regulator transcription factor, with product MRILIVEDERKIARALGRALKNEKYAVDISHDGTDAYAMAEMIDYDLLILDRMIPGDYDGLSLTKKLREEGKRVPILLLTALGEIKDKTEGLDSGADDYLTKPFSLDELLARVRALLRRPQTQAETILKIADLSLDLNAHEVLRNNQKIELTNKEFSLLEYLVRNTGRPVSKEQIIAHVWDYDADILPNNIEVYISYLREKVDKPFEKKLIKTVRGIGYKIDE from the coding sequence ATGAGAATTTTGATTGTTGAAGATGAACGAAAAATTGCTCGAGCGCTTGGGCGAGCTTTGAAAAACGAAAAATACGCCGTGGATATTTCGCACGATGGAACTGATGCTTACGCGATGGCGGAAATGATTGATTATGATTTACTTATTCTTGATCGAATGATTCCGGGAGATTATGATGGTTTGAGCTTAACTAAAAAGCTCCGCGAAGAAGGTAAAAGAGTACCAATTTTACTTTTAACAGCATTGGGTGAAATTAAAGATAAAACCGAGGGTTTAGATAGTGGTGCAGATGATTATTTAACGAAACCTTTCTCTCTAGATGAGCTTTTAGCGCGTGTTCGAGCGTTGCTTCGAAGGCCGCAAACCCAAGCTGAAACTATTCTAAAAATCGCAGATCTATCATTAGATTTGAACGCGCACGAAGTTCTTCGAAATAATCAAAAAATCGAACTTACCAATAAAGAATTTTCACTTCTTGAATATTTAGTACGAAATACTGGCCGGCCAGTTTCGAAAGAGCAAATTATTGCGCATGTTTGGGATTATGATGCAGATATTTTGCCGAATAATATTGAAGTTTATATCAGTTATTTGCGCGAAAAAGTTGATAAGCCTTTTGAGAAAAAACTAATTAAAACCGTTCGAGGAATAGGGTATAAAATTGATGAGTAA
- a CDS encoding M48 family metallopeptidase yields MAIVDKEFGEIKIRKSKLTRSVKLSVGVDGSLRASIPYYSPEFSVQRLVNHNRTQIREMLALHNTKNLYKNGDLIGKTHTLFFRKFLGEEIKISNEGNQILVQIPQDLSFENQLVQSEIRKTVSKILRKQAKAYLPRRIDFLAEKYGFNFKKLRFSHTCTRWGSCSSSGTISLNIALMNLPHHLIDYVIIHELCHTRQMNHSSKFWQEVEKYCPDYKKCVQEIKQFSPNI; encoded by the coding sequence ATGGCTATTGTTGATAAAGAGTTTGGTGAAATTAAAATTCGAAAAAGCAAACTCACTCGCTCTGTAAAACTTTCTGTCGGTGTTGATGGAAGTTTACGCGCATCAATTCCTTATTATTCGCCAGAATTTTCTGTCCAGCGTTTAGTTAATCATAATCGCACGCAAATTCGCGAAATGCTTGCTTTACATAATACTAAAAATCTTTATAAAAATGGTGATTTAATTGGTAAAACGCACACACTTTTTTTTCGAAAATTTTTGGGTGAAGAAATTAAAATTTCAAATGAAGGAAATCAGATTTTAGTGCAAATCCCGCAAGATTTATCTTTCGAAAATCAACTTGTCCAATCAGAAATCCGCAAAACTGTATCAAAAATTCTTCGAAAGCAAGCTAAGGCGTATTTACCCCGCCGAATTGATTTTTTGGCAGAAAAATATGGTTTTAACTTTAAGAAATTGCGTTTTTCACATACTTGTACACGGTGGGGTTCATGCTCTTCTAGCGGAACAATTTCTTTAAATATTGCATTGATGAATTTGCCACACCATTTGATTGATTATGTGATTATTCATGAACTTTGCCATACTCGGCAAATGAACCATTCATCTAAATTTTGGCAAGAAGTGGAAAAATATTGCCCAGATTATAAGAAATGTGTTCAAGAAATAAAACAGTTTTCGCCAAACATTTAG
- a CDS encoding glycosyltransferase family 4 protein, whose translation MKILMLGWELPPHNSGGLGVACFYMAKALVKSGASIEFVVPYKDKHTEIDFMKVLNATNFSEIHKFGAGAYDSPHWIRSSHNASNFLPDIRSIQKEYREFIREYLSNPKNKPDVIHAHDWLTVEAGILAKKLTGAPLITHIHATEFDRSGGISGNQEIHDIEYAGICASDRVFAVSKNTRNVIIKKYKIKPEKVEVVYNAIETSALANPQDYDNRTYRYLEYLKSQGYTVIMTLTRFTVQKGLTFLMQAVAEAISKNSKIVLLLVGDGEQRNELIKMASDFGISNKIFFTGFLRGDKWRDAYGVADVFVMSSVNEPFGLTALEAAHFNNALIISEQSGVGEVLQNILRYDFWDTKKLANQIYEVSINKNLLQSLKNSVREEYDRISWSDIAEQIMEEFIRLTEVNND comes from the coding sequence ATGAAAATTCTAATGCTCGGGTGGGAGCTTCCTCCTCATAACAGTGGTGGTTTGGGTGTAGCTTGTTTTTATATGGCCAAGGCACTTGTAAAAAGTGGCGCGAGTATTGAATTTGTCGTTCCGTATAAAGACAAACATACTGAAATTGATTTCATGAAAGTATTGAATGCTACGAATTTCTCTGAAATTCATAAATTTGGTGCTGGAGCTTACGATTCTCCGCATTGGATACGTTCAAGTCATAACGCTAGCAATTTTCTACCAGATATTCGTTCGATTCAGAAAGAATATCGTGAATTTATTCGTGAATATTTAAGTAATCCAAAAAATAAACCAGATGTTATTCATGCGCATGATTGGTTAACTGTGGAAGCTGGAATCCTTGCTAAAAAACTTACTGGTGCGCCGTTGATTACTCATATTCACGCTACCGAATTTGATCGTTCTGGTGGAATTTCTGGTAATCAAGAAATCCATGATATTGAATATGCTGGAATTTGCGCATCCGACAGGGTTTTTGCAGTTTCGAAAAATACTCGAAATGTAATTATCAAGAAATATAAAATTAAGCCTGAAAAGGTTGAGGTGGTTTATAATGCGATCGAAACTTCAGCTCTTGCTAATCCACAAGATTACGATAATCGAACTTACCGCTATCTTGAATATCTAAAATCACAGGGATATACTGTGATAATGACTCTAACTCGCTTTACTGTTCAGAAGGGTTTAACTTTTTTGATGCAAGCGGTTGCCGAAGCTATTTCGAAAAATTCAAAAATTGTCCTACTTCTTGTTGGGGATGGCGAACAACGCAATGAGCTTATTAAAATGGCGAGTGATTTTGGAATTTCAAACAAGATTTTCTTCACGGGATTTTTGCGGGGCGATAAATGGCGTGATGCTTACGGTGTGGCTGATGTTTTTGTGATGAGCTCAGTAAACGAACCTTTTGGCCTAACGGCTTTAGAGGCGGCTCATTTTAACAATGCATTAATAATTTCGGAGCAATCTGGCGTAGGTGAAGTTCTTCAAAATATTTTACGTTATGATTTTTGGGATACGAAAAAACTGGCAAACCAAATTTATGAGGTTTCAATTAATAAGAACCTTTTACAGAGTTTAAAAAATAGTGTTCGAGAGGAATATGATCGGATTTCTTGGAGTGATATCGCCGAGCAAATTATGGAAGAATTTATACGTTTAACAGAGGTAAATAATGACTAA
- the rplE gene encoding 50S ribosomal protein L5, translated as MAKTAVYVPRLKTLYKDKIAKELQSELELTNIHQVPKLEKIVVSVGTGKKKEDKRFQEVVKNTITKITGQVPVERLPKKSIATFKIRGGMGAPIGHSVTLRGDRMYEFLDRLVNVALPRVRDFHGVGAKGFDKGGNYNLGILEQSVFPELTFEETQILHGLQVTFVIKNEGEAHSRALLEKFGIPFEKKGKA; from the coding sequence ATGGCTAAAACTGCTGTTTATGTTCCTCGCTTGAAAACTCTTTACAAAGATAAAATTGCTAAAGAACTCCAAAGCGAACTAGAGCTAACAAATATCCACCAAGTTCCAAAGCTTGAAAAAATCGTTGTTAGCGTAGGAACAGGTAAGAAAAAGGAAGACAAGCGTTTTCAAGAAGTTGTAAAAAATACAATTACAAAAATCACTGGTCAAGTTCCAGTAGAGCGTTTGCCTAAAAAATCAATTGCAACCTTTAAAATTCGCGGTGGAATGGGTGCACCGATTGGTCATAGCGTAACTTTGCGTGGCGATCGAATGTATGAATTTCTTGATCGCCTAGTAAATGTAGCTTTGCCTCGCGTGCGTGACTTCCATGGTGTTGGAGCAAAAGGTTTCGATAAAGGCGGAAATTACAATTTGGGAATTTTAGAACAATCTGTTTTCCCAGAGCTAACTTTTGAAGAAACTCAAATTCTTCACGGCTTGCAGGTAACTTTCGTTATTAAAAACGAAGGCGAAGCTCACAGTCGGGCATTGCTTGAAAAATTCGGAATTCCGTTTGAAAAGAAAGGAAAAGCGTAA